From the genome of Gimesia chilikensis:
AAAGAAGCCGGCAAGGTCTATGCGACGTCGCTGGCGGTGCTTGCTCTGGCGGTTGAATACCAATACCTGCCCATCTATCAGCGTTGAGGGCCCGTCCTGTCACGGCGCACTTTTCTTCCTCGCAGCACGAAACCCGCGATATTCCTGCGTTTCCCCCACGTGGGTGGAGATGCCACTGCTTGATATCCTGCTGTGAGATATAAACTTACCCCGTTTCTCCAGCGGTGCCTGACAGCGAATTGATCTTGGAGATCCTGCCCGTTATCTTTAGAATTCGCTTCCTGTTTTTAACCCTTTTTCCCTGGATACCTGACTGTGCGGATTGCTTACTTAGACTGTTCTACCGGAATCAGCGGCGACATGACCCTCGGCGCCCTCGTGGATGCGGGTGTGGACCCGGATCAGATTTGTGCCGGCATCGATTCCCTGGGACTGCCCGGTGTGAAACTGACGTTCTCCTCAACCATCAAGGGGGGCTTTCACGCGACCTATGTCACCATCGAACATCCCGAGCAACATGCACACCGGCATCTGAGTGACATCGTCACAATTTTGAAGCAGTCAGATAAGCTTACGCCCCGCCAGTACGAGCTGGCCCTCTCGCTGTTTTCGGCGATTGCAGGCGCGGAGGCGAAAGTACACGGTTCATCAATCGACAAAGTCCACTTTCATGAAGTGGGAGCCATCGATTCGATCGTGGATATCGTTGGCGTCGCGATCGGCTTTGATCTGCTGGGAGTTGACCAGGTTCTCTGCAGCCCGGTTCCTACCGGCTTTGGACAGATCAAGATCGATCATGGAATCTGTACGGTTCCTGCACCGGGGACCGCTGAACTGCTGAAAGGAATTCCGCTGGCGGACATTCCAATTCAGGCTGAGTTGACCACGCCGACCGGCGCTGCCATTGTTTCTACGCTCGTCGATCGTTTCTGCATGCTTCCGCCGATGACGATCGAAGAGATCGGCTATGGCGCGGGAACCAAAAACTTCCCGGAGCGAGCTAACCTGTTAAGGCTGTTTGTCGGCGAAGTTGCGACACCCGCCCACACAGATTATGTCACCCTGCTGGAAACTAATCTGGATGACATCTCCGGAGAGATCATCGGTCATACCAAACAGAAGCTGCTGGCAGCGGGAGCCCTGGATGTTTACAGTACGTCGATCCAGATGAAGAAGGATCGCCCCGCGGTGATGCTGAGTGTGATCTGCAAACCGGATTCGGCCGAGCAACTGGAAGGGATTCTGTTTGAAGAAACCGAAACGCTCGGCATCCGCAAACATCAGTTACAACGTGCGATCCGCGCCCGTAAACCCCATCAGGTCAAAACCGCCTGGGGAGAAGTCGCCGGGAAACTGTCGCTGGGACCGAACTACCAGTCGATTTTTACTCCCGAATATGAAGCGTGTGCCGCGTTAGCCGCTACCCATCAGCTTTCGTTGCGAACCGTGTATCGGGCCGCTGAAGCGGCATTTCTGCTGGAAGGCGTTGCAGAAACCGCATTTGATTCGGGTGCACATGCGCCCCACGACCACGACCACGACCACGACCACGACCACGACCACGACCACGACCACGACCACGACCACGACCACGACCACGACCACGATCACGATCACGATCACGATCACGATCACGATCACGATCACGATCACGATCATTAATCGACGCGGGCCCCTGATCAGGAAGATCACAGCCCGCAAATAAAGAATGCGTTCCTCACTGGTATTGTCTGGAAGTAAAGGATGACTTTCCAAACATGTTTGATCTGAATAATACCAATACAATTCTGACGGGTGTGCTGATCCTGGTAATTGCCTGGTCGCTTCGCAAAAACTTTCGCGCACAGCACAAATCGAAAAACCGCGATCCACTGGAAGAGGCCCGCAGCGAACTCACCAGTCTGGAACAGAACCAGATGAACCGGCTGAATCAGCTGGAGGTCAAACTCTACGATTACGGTCGCGAGGTGGAGGCCCGCAGTGAAGATCGACTGCGGGTGCTGGACGAACTGCTGCAGGAAGCGGATCAGGAAATCAATCGTCTACGGACGCAACTGGCGCTGGCACAACAGGGGCTGTCGGCCGATCAATCTGCTGCGGGACCAGACATCCTGATGTATGAGCAGGAGCGGAGGCGGCTCTCCGCGAGTGCAGAACAACGACTGATGATGGTCTATTTAAGCCAGGCTGGTTTTTCCGCGCAGGAAATCAGCAACTGTTTTCAGTGCAGTCTGCAGGAAGTCGAAAAGGTACTTGCAGAAGATCTGCCACGTCCCGATTCCGAGACCGCCTGAAAGTGGATCAACTACAGGACCTTAAACTGACAGAGTCGCAGCTTAGCCCTGAAACAGTTCGCCAATTGGTGCTGCATCCACCAGGCTGATCTGCTGATCGTCCTGACGTGCCAGGCAGCTCTGAGGATTGAGGCCCAGGTGCTGATAGATGCTCGCCGTCAGCTCGGCTGCATGGACGGGCCGCTCAACGGGACTGCTGGCCCGCGAATCGCTGGCGCCAATTACCTGACCGCCGGGAGTCGCACCGCCGGCTACGAGGGCCGACCAGACATGTGGCCAGTGATCGCGTCCGCCGGAAGCGTTGATCTGTGGTGTGCGACCAAACTCACCTGTGGCTACGACGAGTGTATCCTGGAGCAATCCGCGGGAGGCCAGATCGTCGAGCAGCGTGGAAAGGGCTTTGTCAAAAGCTGGGCCGAGTGAATCGCGGTATTCGTAAACTTTCCCTGCGGTCCCGGCGCCGGTGCCGTGACAGTCCCAGGTCAGTTGCTCATGCAGATCGTCAAACAGATTGACGACGACACACCGCGTACCCCGCTCGACCAGTTGCCGAGCCTGGAGCAAGAGCTTGCCGAAACGATGCTTGCCGTACTGCTGCTGAATGGCCGGAGACTCGCCGGCGATTTCAATTTCATATTCGGTAGAAGCTGACTTCGTTCCAATCGTGGTGGCGGGAGCAAACTCTTCGCCCAGGAAGGTTGCCTGCTGGCCACGATAAGTATTGACTCCCAGGGAGTGTACCAGACGGGGTAGTACCACAAACGGTGGCGCATCGCCCCGCGGTCCCCACTGGCGGGCGACAACCGAACCAAAGCATGGATAGTTCAGCGAACCGCGTGAGACGCGACCGGTCTGAATTAACTGGTGACCGGTTTCATGAATCGGGGCGGCATCGTGATAGAGAGAACGAATCAGCGAAAACTGTCCGGTTCGTTGTGCAAGTTGCGGAAAGGCTTCACTCACCTGCAGACCAGGCACTGTCGTGGAGATCGCTTTCAAAGGTCCCCGGATCTCGGCAGGTGCATCGGGTTTGGGGTCAAAGGTTTCCAGCTGGCTGGCGCCGCCGGTCATCATGATCAGGATGCAGTTTTTCTCAGAGCGATCGCTGCGAGTCGCTGCGAGGGCGGCCCGCTCGGCCATGGAGAGGCCAACAAAGCTTAAACTGCCCACCCGGAGAAAATCCCGCCGCGATACTTCCGATTGTTTTTGCCTGGAGTTCATACGTCTTTTACTCGATTGAATACAGTCTCAAAGGTATACGCTGTGGGTGAAATATTATACCAGCCCTCGACTATAGTCGAAGAAATCCTCACGGAGAATTCAACCTGTTTCTGAAACTTCACAGTCAAAATCCAAAGTTCAGACCGATTTCCGGTGTTCGAGTGTGGCGCCCTGATTCAACGGTTTGACGATACGGGCCAGGCATTCTTCGCCGTAACCTGCTGATTTAATTAGACTTGAGAGACTCTCTGCTTCTCCCTCATCCGCACAGATTACAGATAATGTCGGCCCCCAGGAGGTCTGGGCGATACCCTCAACTCCTTGCGAGAGCAGTAGTTGCTCCAGTTCCCGCATCCGGGGATGAGCCAGAACGCCCCCCTGGACCGGTGCAAAGAATTCACCGACTAAATGACCGAATTCTGTCAGGCCACTGGCGAACTCCGAAAAATTCTGTTCCAGAACCGCTGGTGCCAGCTGCATCAGCGCCAGACGACAGAGTTTTTCCGTCAACGCGTCCGGCATCGGCCCCAGTTGCTGAATAGCATCCGCTTCGACGGCTCCCGAGATGCCAGCCTGGTCCTGCGGGGTGATTAAGAGAATCCGCCACGGTTCCGGAAAGGGAGCCTGAAACACGAGGGGACTGATATCAGCGGAATCCCGTTTTCCGGCTTCGATGAGAAATCCCCCCTTGTCGAATCCGTAAACCCCCAGGGCAGACCTTGCGCCACGATCGACAAGTTGAGCGAGTTCGACCGATGAAAGTTCGTCTTGGTCCATGAGTGCTGCCAGTCCACGGGCCACTGCGAGACTGAGCTGTGTCCCTGAACCAAAGCCGGAGTGCTGGGGGATTTCAGACTGGACCGTGATTTCAAAACAGTGATCGCCGAGCCAGTCTGGAGAACTGTTACGGAGAACCTGCAGCGCGGTCTGAATTTTCTCAGCGCTGCCTGCACTGCCCGCGATCTGATCTTCCTGCGAGGAAGAGTATCTCACGGAGAGCACCAGCGTGGGTTCATCCACCATCAGACCGAGGCCACCAAATTCGCGCCCGGTGCGGGGGGCGAGCGAAAGCAGTCCCCAGTGCAGACGGCTTCCGGTGGTGACGATCACTTCAGGTGACATGGCGAATCTGATTTCCGAGCTGGCGTGAGTGTGGATAAGACGATTTAAGACTGCAACTCAGCATACGCTCTGGTGACATATTCTTCCAGTAAACGGAAGGCTTCTGTTTCTGTAGGACCAGCGGTTTTACGCACGATTTCGGCGAGTGACTCATACTGCTGTAATAACTCGGCCTGTGGGATCAGATGCGTACGCGTGGCCAGGATGGCGGCTTCGAGGACGGCGTGCTTTGCCCGGTTGAGACCGAAGAAGTCACGAATGCGGCCCTGATGCACAACCCGGGCCTGCATGACGGTCCGCAGGTCAGAATCATCGATCGATTCGATCTCGAATTCATACCAGCGACAGGCGGATTGAAGTACAGCCCCTTCGATCCGTTCTGCGGGAAATGTTTCCGGCAATGACTCCAATCGACCGATGGCGGCTTTTGTAAGGAGCAGCACATCATCGACGACGTGAAAGACACCGCAGCGGGTCTCTTTCAGATTCTGACAGGTCCGTGAAGTCTGGAAGGGACGCAAGATGAGTTGGGTCATTTCCTGATCGACCAGCGGCCCCATCGGCGCGAGATTATACTCGCCCTCCTGATTACGACTGGTGACCATGCCTTCCAGAATCATTTGCAATGTGCCTTCTGCCGGGATCTGATATTTTTTCACAGACCCTATCATAGTTCAGAAAGCGACGGAGGGGAAACCAGTGGCTGCACCAATTGCGTGAGATCGACGGGAACAGCGCTGTCAGACCTGCGTGGGAAACATTCGACTTAGCG
Proteins encoded in this window:
- the larC gene encoding nickel pincer cofactor biosynthesis protein LarC — encoded protein: MRIAYLDCSTGISGDMTLGALVDAGVDPDQICAGIDSLGLPGVKLTFSSTIKGGFHATYVTIEHPEQHAHRHLSDIVTILKQSDKLTPRQYELALSLFSAIAGAEAKVHGSSIDKVHFHEVGAIDSIVDIVGVAIGFDLLGVDQVLCSPVPTGFGQIKIDHGICTVPAPGTAELLKGIPLADIPIQAELTTPTGAAIVSTLVDRFCMLPPMTIEEIGYGAGTKNFPERANLLRLFVGEVATPAHTDYVTLLETNLDDISGEIIGHTKQKLLAAGALDVYSTSIQMKKDRPAVMLSVICKPDSAEQLEGILFEETETLGIRKHQLQRAIRARKPHQVKTAWGEVAGKLSLGPNYQSIFTPEYEACAALAATHQLSLRTVYRAAEAAFLLEGVAETAFDSGAHAPHDHDHDHDHDHDHDHDHDHDHDHDHDHDHDHDHDHDHDHDHDHDH
- a CDS encoding DUF447 domain-containing protein, with translation MKKYQIPAEGTLQMILEGMVTSRNQEGEYNLAPMGPLVDQEMTQLILRPFQTSRTCQNLKETRCGVFHVVDDVLLLTKAAIGRLESLPETFPAERIEGAVLQSACRWYEFEIESIDDSDLRTVMQARVVHQGRIRDFFGLNRAKHAVLEAAILATRTHLIPQAELLQQYESLAEIVRKTAGPTETEAFRLLEEYVTRAYAELQS
- a CDS encoding beta-ribofuranosylaminobenzene 5'-phosphate synthase family protein, which gives rise to MSPEVIVTTGSRLHWGLLSLAPRTGREFGGLGLMVDEPTLVLSVRYSSSQEDQIAGSAGSAEKIQTALQVLRNSSPDWLGDHCFEITVQSEIPQHSGFGSGTQLSLAVARGLAALMDQDELSSVELAQLVDRGARSALGVYGFDKGGFLIEAGKRDSADISPLVFQAPFPEPWRILLITPQDQAGISGAVEADAIQQLGPMPDALTEKLCRLALMQLAPAVLEQNFSEFASGLTEFGHLVGEFFAPVQGGVLAHPRMRELEQLLLSQGVEGIAQTSWGPTLSVICADEGEAESLSSLIKSAGYGEECLARIVKPLNQGATLEHRKSV
- a CDS encoding DUF1501 domain-containing protein, which gives rise to MGSLSFVGLSMAERAALAATRSDRSEKNCILIMMTGGASQLETFDPKPDAPAEIRGPLKAISTTVPGLQVSEAFPQLAQRTGQFSLIRSLYHDAAPIHETGHQLIQTGRVSRGSLNYPCFGSVVARQWGPRGDAPPFVVLPRLVHSLGVNTYRGQQATFLGEEFAPATTIGTKSASTEYEIEIAGESPAIQQQYGKHRFGKLLLQARQLVERGTRCVVVNLFDDLHEQLTWDCHGTGAGTAGKVYEYRDSLGPAFDKALSTLLDDLASRGLLQDTLVVATGEFGRTPQINASGGRDHWPHVWSALVAGGATPGGQVIGASDSRASSPVERPVHAAELTASIYQHLGLNPQSCLARQDDQQISLVDAAPIGELFQG